Proteins encoded by one window of Lathyrus oleraceus cultivar Zhongwan6 chromosome 1, CAAS_Psat_ZW6_1.0, whole genome shotgun sequence:
- the LOC127116879 gene encoding uncharacterized protein LOC127116879 — protein MGSSRDSDQSPPHHHQPLLSSLVVRPSLAENSPGGAHSNDYEPGELRRDPPPPPYSRSDRYSDDPGYRFRAGSSSPVHRRDADHRFTSDYNHLSRNRGYGGGRDPGRYRDPPHPYARGRAGGRPFGRAFDGPRYGHGHGHGHARGEGHGRNNPNVRPREGDWMCPDSLCGNLNFARRDFCNNCKRPRPAVAGSPPRRGSPPLHAPPRRYPGPPIDRSPERPMNGYRSPPPPRLMGRDGPREYGSAAPLPPLRHEGRFPEPNVHRERMDYMDDAYRGRNKFDRPPPLDWDNRDRGREGFSNERKGFERRPLSPRRPLSPRRPLSPPAPLLPSLPPHRGGGDRWTRDARERSRSPIRGGPPAKDYRRDNVMNRVGGRDDRRVGRDRLGGMY, from the exons ATGGGATCTTCAAGGGACAGTGACCAATCTCCACCTCACCATCACCAACCTCTCTTGAGCAGCCTCGTCGTCCGCCCCTCCCTAGCCGAGAATTCACCCGGTGGTGCTCATTCCAACGATTACGAGCCCGGTGAACTCCGCCGTGATCCTCCTCCACCTCCTTACTCTCGCTCTGATCGCTATTCTGATGATCCTG GATATAGATTTCGTGCAGGTTCCTCATCTCCTGTTCACCGTAGAGATGCTGATCATCGCTTCACTTCTGACTATAATCACTTGTCACGGAACCGTGGATATGGTGGCGGGAGAGACCCTGGCAGATATCGAGACCCTCCACACCCGTATGCTCGAGGTAGAGCAGGCGGCAGGCCATTTGGTAGAGCTTTTGATGGGCCTCGCTACGGCCATGGTCATGGTCATGGTCATGCAAGAGGGGAAGGCCATGGTAGAAACAATCCCAATGTGCGTCCTAGGGAGGGAGATTGGATGTGTCCTGACTCATT ATGTGGTAATCTTAATTTTGCAAGGCGTGACTTTTGTAACAACTGTAAGAGGCCTCGTCCTGCTGTTGCTGGAAGTCCTCCTAGGAGGGGTTCTCCACCACTTCACGCTCCTCCTAGACGCTATCCTGGACCTCCAATTGACCGTTCCCCAGAAAGGCCTATGAATGGCTACAGATCTCCTCCTCCTCCTCGTCTGATGGGAAGAGATGGCCCTAGAGAGTATGGATCGGCTGCTCCTCTGCCACCCCTCCGACACGAAGGTAGGTTTCCAGAACCCAATGTGCATAGAGAGCGAATGGATTACATGGATGATGCCTATAGGGGGAGAAATAAGTTTGATAGGCCACCTCCATTGGACTGGGATAATAGAGATCGTGGTAGAGAAGGTTTCTCCAATGAAAGGAAAGGATTCGAGAGAAGGCCACTGTCACCGAGAAGGCCACTGTCACCGAGAAGGCCACTGTCACCACCTGCACCTCTTTTGCCGTCACTTCCTCCCCATCGCGGCGGTGGCGATCGGTGGACTCGGGACGCAAGAGAAAGAAGCCGTTCTCCCATCAGAGGTGGCCCACCAGCAAAAGACTATCGCCGGGATAATGTCATGAACCGTGTTGGAGGAAGAGATGATAGGCGTGTGGGACGTGACAGACTTGGAGGAATGTATTAG